In the genome of Nomascus leucogenys isolate Asia chromosome 12, Asia_NLE_v1, whole genome shotgun sequence, the window CTGGAGCCCTTCGGCCTGGCGGGGGAGTGCGACGCGATGGTGGGCATGATGGGGGTGGGTGTGGCGGGGGGCTTCGGGGCCGGGCCCCCGCTGGCCCGGCCCCCGCGCGAAAAGCCCTTCCGATGCGGGGAGTGCGGCAAGGGCTTCAGCCGCAACACCTACCTGACCAACCACCTGCGCCTGCACACGGGCGAGCGGCCCAACCTGTGCGCCGACTGCGGCAAGAGCTTCAGCTGGCGCGCCGACCTGCTCAAGCACCGGCGCCTGCACACGGGCGAGAAGCCCTACCCGTGCCCCGAGTGCGGCGAGGCCTTCAGCCTCAGCTCGCATCTGCTGAGCCACCGGCGCGCGCACGCGGCGGCCAGCGGCGCGGGGGCGGCGGCGCTGCGGCCCTTCGCCTGCGGGGAGTGCGGCAAGGGCTTCGTGCGCCGTTCGCACCTGGCCAACCACCAGCGCATCCACACGGGCGAGAAGCCGCACGGCTGTGGCGAGTGCGGCAAGCGCTTCAGCTGGCGCTCGGACTTGGTGAAGCACCAGCGCGTGCACACGGGCGAGAAGCCCTACATGTGCTCCGAGTGCGGCGAGACCTTCAGCGTCAGCTCGCACCTCTTCACGCACAAGCGCACGCACTCGGGTGAGCGGCCCTACGTGTGCCGCGAGTGCGGGAAGGGCTTCGGGCGTAACTCGCACCTGGTGAACCACCTGCGCGTGCACACCGGCGAGAAGCCCTTCCGCTGCGGCCAGTGCGAGAAGCGCTTCAGCGACTTCTCCACGCTCACGCAGCACCAGCGCACGCACACGGGCGAGAAGCCCTACACGTGCATCGAGTGCGGCAAGAGCTTTATCCAGAGCTCCCACCTGATCCGCCACCGCCGCATCCACACGGGCAACAAGCCGCACAAGTGTGCGGGCTGCGGCAAAGGCTTCCGCTACAAAACGCACCTCGCGCAGCACCAGAAGCTGCACCTGTGCTAGGGGCGGGGTCCGAGGGAGGCTGCCCTCTGGGGAGCCTGTGGGGGGTAGATATCCTGGGACGGACCCAGGGGAAGGAAGTGGGGAAGGGGCGGGAGGGACAATCTGAGAGTGACTGGGGAGCCTTTGGTGTTTGGGGTTTCCTGAAGTGGGAGGAATGTTGAGTAAGTTGTTCTTTCCCGGTGCTATACTTGCCTCCTCTCCATGGAAGAATTGTTCAGGAGATGCGCTTGGGGTGATGACTTCCTTAAATACACGCTGTAGTGGGTGAAGAGCTTGGAGGACCAGGCGCTTTGAGGACCCTGAGGAAGGGCAGTTCGTGGTCTGGGGTGGGAACAGGATGGCGGGCAATAGACTAGGGTAGGCCGCGATGGCCTGTAGAAGTCTGCGGGGAGAGGGTTTAAATGAGGGTTATGGGGCGAAATAAAACCAAGTATAAGTGATTCTATCTGGGTCCCACCAAGAGTTTGCCCGATCTCCACACATCACCTGTTGTCTCACAAAAAGTAGGGGAACCTTGTCAGTCACATAGGAAAGGATATTTAATgtacttttcctttctctgagccaCAGTTAGCTGCTATTTTGAGGCATCCAAGGGAAAGTGGGCTGAAAAACGCCACACTCATTTCAAGGGGCAATGTCTGGGGTTTAGAAATTCATTTATAACTGGTTCTCAGATGTGGGAAATCCTGATTCTGTCCCGGGTTCTTTGCTACTTCCTTGAAAATACTCTAGCTTCATGCTGGGTCAAGGTGGTTTACCTGGATGACCCTCCTCCCCCGCCCTCGCCCCATCCCAGGTGTGTGCCACACCCAGTATTTCTTTCAGGTCTCAACTGTGGTGTTTTTAAGTGCAGGGAAAAGGAACAATCACAGCTATGTGTGACTTTCCTTTTCCCACCTCACCTTGATGTAGGTGTTTCAAGTGAACTTTAGACCAACTGTTGCCCAGTGACCTGCTAAAAAGTCAACTAGCTCAGAGTTTTGCTGGCCTTTATGTGAGAAATCCAGGAAAGTGTTCGCTTTGTTGGGATGCAAGACTCCTTGTACTCATTTGCCTTCACTTTGCATTTGTTAGTGACCTCCACTAACCCCCACTTCCATGCATATTGACGAGGGATCTAGTCTAAGTAAGAATGTCTTTTTCCTGCACGTGGAGGCACAGTAGAAATCTCAAGGCTTTACCCAGGAGAGCCCAGTCAGGGAGAGGTGTAAATGCAAAATTGCCAAATAGCACAAACAATGAATGTTTTCTGGTTGTTATATAGATGCCAAAATAGCACTTTGATATTTGCAAAGTGCTTTatgctttttaataattgttaGTTGTTTCTCACATCATTGTGAGTTAGATCAGTATTATGACCCCTGTCTTAGGGAAGGCCTGGGAACAGGAGTGTGCAGGCTGTCCTGAAGAGAGGCTGAGGACAGTGTGAATAATTGTAGCCTGACCTTTTGCATTCTCCAGCTCAGCTGCTAGGAAGACTTACTTGTCatgatttatataataaaataaggaCACTGAAAATTCTTATGCTTGATGAAAAACTTAGGGCTAGCCTAGAAGGGCCAAACTTGTCCTTATTGACAAAGCTGGTCTTTGTCGCCTAATTAGGGTATCCTAGCTATGTTCCATTTCTAGTAAGAGGCTGTAGTTAGATGACTCTTGTATAGATTTCAGTTACTTATGCTGAAGATCCCTGTGCTAGGTTAGCCTTTAGAAGTTAGAgttgtggaaagcagtattgTTTTCTTCACTAGTGATTGTTACCCTACACATTTCATGGAAGCATCTTCACAAAATATTGGACACagtggaagggagaaaaaaaagctaCGAGATTGTTTTTACACTTTTAGCAAAGTTTCTGTGGATGCTAGTAATTTATACTTGATCAATTGTATTCTAGTAAAGAACCTCTTTGGGGACTGTAGGAAAGCATGTTTTTGTGGttataaaaacacttaaaaatcctGATAATTCTGGGCTTGTATAATGCCTGTTGATCTTGCCCTCTTAATCAGTTTATTGTTATTCACAAATGCAAAAGATTTTCAAACTATAGACAGTTTTGAAAGACATTAATTCTCGTTTTCTTCTAGTCAGGAGTAATACAAGCAAACAAGTGTCCATTTTGAATTCTGACTTGTAATCTGAATACCAAGCATATTAGACCCACCTGAAAATAATATAGCCAATTTCTAGGTAATCTTACTGCTTTGTGGGTTTCTTTCCATGTACGTCTACCTCTTCCAGCTGTTTTAAGTTTTCTCAAGTCTGTGCCTATGAAATCTCATCCAACTTTTGATTATTCATGGATTGATTATCCGCTTTATTGTTTTTTGCTGCCATTGCTATGCCTGGTCTCATCTTCATCAAGTATACTACATATCAGCAACTTTAGAGAATGAGTTCAACAGGGAGTGGAGAGTGAAGCTAATGTAAAATAGTTTAGTGGCAGTGGGAATCTTTGGACTTCGTTTACCTCTCTCATTATTTCTATTACCATGGATAAGAGAGTCAGCTGCTACGTTGATATCCCTTCTATGAGCACATTCTTAGCAGAAGAAAACAATCCAACTACCAACACCCGACTCTATTGGTGCATTTAAAATGTGATTCCATTTTTTCTTACAATTCTTCAGGGAACTTACCTGCATTAAGTGAGGTTAAATGCATTCAGGAGGTTGTTTCTTCTATCTAGTTTTAGAATAATATTTCTTCAGCAAACTCTGTTAACTGCGATTCACCCTTGAAAACGTTAGTTTGAGGACTTTTTCCACCAACTCATTAATGATGGTGGAAGCAAGTGTATTATTTGTCTCCTGGAGAATCTGGTGAAGAGCAGTCTTCCTGTGCTGCCCTTTACTAAGCAAAACCCGGAGCAGTTAAAATAGGCTAAATGGTTTTGATTAAATCTTGAGCTCCGAGttggaaggagaaaatgagaagtTAACCCCTTGAGCCATGTGGTCTCTTTACAATCAAGAGACTGTACATatgtgaaaaaatacaaattaaggaCCTGTGTTCATAGACAATCTAAACTGTGTTTCTGAAGTTTGTGCACATTTTTCTTCACTGTAATGTTATTTTACAGCTGTTTGTTAAAATAGTGAATAATTTAATGATCCTAAAAGT includes:
- the ZNF697 gene encoding zinc finger protein 697 encodes the protein MKQEDNQGVCAHQDSEDKGMGSDFEDSEDREGDPEEREMGSNPKDTNKREGHLEPEMGSNPQDSRHREAVPDICTEGQLTEEEGVSVRGEEDDQSGVADMAMFPGLSESDSISRSLREDDDESAGENRLEEEEEQPAPPVLPWRRHLSLGSRHRGDKSAHRRFHRLHHPMAVDLGELDSLVASIMDAPTICPDCGESFSPGAAFLQHQRIHRLAEAAAAASLEPFGLAGECDAMVGMMGVGVAGGFGAGPPLARPPREKPFRCGECGKGFSRNTYLTNHLRLHTGERPNLCADCGKSFSWRADLLKHRRLHTGEKPYPCPECGEAFSLSSHLLSHRRAHAAASGAGAAALRPFACGECGKGFVRRSHLANHQRIHTGEKPHGCGECGKRFSWRSDLVKHQRVHTGEKPYMCSECGETFSVSSHLFTHKRTHSGERPYVCRECGKGFGRNSHLVNHLRVHTGEKPFRCGQCEKRFSDFSTLTQHQRTHTGEKPYTCIECGKSFIQSSHLIRHRRIHTGNKPHKCAGCGKGFRYKTHLAQHQKLHLC